One genomic region from Phragmites australis chromosome 1, lpPhrAust1.1, whole genome shotgun sequence encodes:
- the LOC133911970 gene encoding kinesin-like protein KIN-13A: MARWLQSAGLQHLAASSAAGGVGAGDLRGAGGGAGILPSLLMQGYGPQSIEEKQKLYTLLRSLNFNGELASASISEPYTPTAHSFGGGAPVDGFYSPELRGEFGAGLLDLHAMDDSELLSENVASEPFEPSPFMPKEMDDDEDDVIPENQQGLADNHSSAFASEKENTAVSARESNVAKIKVVVRKRPLNKKEISRKEDDIIDVHNSQFLTVHEPKLKVDLTAYVEKHEFCFDAVLDEHVTNDEVYRETVEPIIPIIFQRTKATCFAYGQTGSGKTYTMQPLPLRAAHDMVCLLHQPMYRNQHFKLWLSYFEIYGGKLFDLLSERRQLLMREDGRKQVCIVGLQEFEVSDVQIVKEYIEKGNAARSTGTTGANEESSRSHAILQLAVKKHIPVTDTRRQRDRDAIEAKNTKLVGKMSFIDLAGSERGADTTDNDKQTRIEGAEINKSLLALKECIRALDNDQIHIPFRGSKLTEVLRDSFVGNSRTVMISCISPSSGSCEHTLNTLRYADRVKSLSKGGNTKKEQVAAQSVSSGKESTYTSYPLSGEAEETMEQTLEIKPVDVSRKGVGNLTSNSSIEPDRNSSSMIPSYPHRGKEETSSRSGLNDRDRGDLKSNQTGFTSKAQSLQDSVNSQEEVKVTKVSPPRRKANRDEKSERQSNYMKKESGPEISRIVLKQQQQLKQQQQRPSTWASQVLSKQSEKESSDDKEINAILEEEEALIAAHRKEIENTMEIVREEMNLLAEVDQPGSLIDNYVAQLSFLLSRKASGLVSLQARLARFQQRLKEQEILNRKNSSR, translated from the exons ATGGCGCGGTGGCTGCAGTCCGCGGGGCTCCAGCACCTCGCGGCGTCCTCGGCCGCGGGCGGGGTGGGGGCCGGGGACCTCCGCGGCGCCGGTGGCGGCGCCGGCATCCTCCCGAGCCTTCTTATGCAG GGATATGGGCCGCAATCAATTGAAGAAAAACAGAAGCTTTACACATTATTGAGGAGCCTGAATTTTAATGGGGAATTAGCATCCGCATCTATTTCCGAGCCCTATACTCCAACGGCACATAGCTTTGGTGGTGGGGCTCCTGTAGATGGATTTTATTCACCTGAACTTAGAGGTGAATTTGGGGCTGGCCTTTTGGATCTTCATGCAATGGATGACAGCGAGCTTCTTTCTGAG AATGTTGCGTCAGAACCATTTGAGCCTTCACCTTTTATGCCAAAGGAAATggatgacgatgaggatgatgtaATACCAGAAAACCAGCAAGGTCTAGCAGATAACCATAGCAGTGCATTTGCCAGTGAAAAAGAGAACACTGCGGTCAGTGCTAGAGAAAGTAATGTAGCAAAGATTAAAGTCGTG GTAAGGAAGAGACCTCTGAACAAAAAGGAGATATCTCGAAAAGAGGATGACATCATAGACGTACACAATTCTCAGTTCTTGACTGTTCATGAACCTAAGCTGAAG GTGGATTTGACAGCTTATGTGGAAAAGCATGAATTCTGCTTTGATGCTGTCTTGGACGAGCATGTAACTAATGATGAG GTGTACCGCGAGACTGTGGAGCCTATTATACCAATAATTTTCCAAAGGACGAAAGCCACATGCTTTGCATATGGCCAGACAG GCAGTGGCAAGACCTATACAATGCAACCCCTACCTCTAAGAGCTGCACATGATATGGTTTGTCTTTTGCATCAACCTATGTACCGGAATCAACATTTCAAGTTGTGGCTCAGCTACTTTGAGATTTATGGTGGGAAGCTCTTTGATCTTCTCAGCGAAAGGAG GCAACTCTTAATGAGGGAAGATGGAAGGAAACAGGTCTGCATTGTTGGCTTACAGGAGTTCGAGGTTTCTGATGTCCAGATAGTCAAAGAATACATCGAGAAAGGAAATGCTGCAAGAAGCACAGGCACAACTGGGGCCAATGAAGAGTCATCACGATCTCATGCTATTCTGCAATTGGCTGTGAAAAAGCATATCCCAGTTACTGATACCCGGAGACAGAGAGACCGAGATGCTATTGAAGCAAAGAATACAAAGCTTGTGGGGAAAATGTCATTTATTGATCTTGCTGGAAGTGAGCGTGGTGCTGATACAACAGATAATGACAAGCAAACAAG AATTGAGGGTGCGGAAATCAATAAGAGCCTTTTGGCTCTCAAGGAATGTATTCGGGCACTGGATAATGATCAAATACACATTCCTTTCAGAGGAAGCAAGCTAACAGAGGTGCTTCGTGACTCTTTTGTTGGTAACTCTCGAACAGTAATGATTTCTTGCATCTCACCAAGTTCAGGTTCATGTGAACACACGCTAAATACCTTAAGATACGCCGATAG GGTTAAAAGTCTTTCAAAAGGTGGCAACACAAAAAAGGAGCAGGTCGCTGCGCAGTCTGTATCATCTGGCAAGGAATCTACCTACACTTCATATCCTTTATCAGGTGAAGCTGAAGAAACTATGGAGCAGACTCTAGAAATTAAACCTGTTGATGTTTCTAGGAAGGGTGTTGGCAATTTAACTTCCAATTCTTCCATAGAACCTGATAGGAACTCCTCTAGTATGATTCCGAGTTATCCACATagaggaaaagaagaaactAGTTCAAGATCTGGTTTGAATGATAGGGATAGGGGAGATTTGAAATCCAACCAGACTGGTTTTACCAGTAAAGCACAGTCACTTCAAGATTCAGTAAATTCACAAGAAGAGGTGAAAGTCACAAAAGTCTCACCGCCTCGGCGAAAAGCTAACAGGGATGAGAAATCTGAAAGGCAGAgcaattacatgaaaaaagaaAGTGGACCTGAAATAAGTCGGATTGTTCTTAAGCAGCAACAGCAACttaagcagcagcagcaaagaCCATCTACCTGGGCATCACAGGTTTTATCCAAGCAATCCGAAAAGGAAAGTTCTGATGATAAGGAAATAAATGCAATACTtgag GAAGAAGAGGCGTTGATAGCAGCTCACAGAAAGGAAATCGAAAATACTATGGAGATAGTACGGGAA GAGATGAACCTATTAGCAGAGGTCGACCAGCCAGGTAGCCTTATTGACAACTACGTGGCTCAGCTGAGCTTTCTGTTGTCACGGAAGGCTTCTGGTTTGGTGAGCCTCCAGGCGCGCTTGGCACGGTTTCAGCAGCGCCTCAAGGAACAGGAGATTCTTAACCGTAAAAATTCATCAAGATAG